CTTACAACCGCGCTCAACTACTTGATAAGCAACTGGCATGGGTTGCTCAAGCGATCGCTGGCTTAGAATCGGAATGTGAAATTTTTGTTTCAGATAATTGTTCAACTGATAATACTCAAGAGGTGATTAAGAAGTGGCAAAAAAATCTCAGTCATATTACATTTAAGTCCAGCCGAAATTCTGAAAACATCGGTGTCATGCGGAATATTATTCATTGCTTAAAGTCCGCAACGACTAAATATGTTTGGACAATTGGTGATGATGATCCCATTCAGGATAAAGCAGTTGCTTATGTCATCAACCAACTCAAAAAAAATGAAGATTTATCATTATTGTTCCTTAACTTTTCTGGCCGTAACCAAATTACCGGGGAACCTGTACATCCACCCACAATAGTAGGTAACCGTTGGTTTGATGTTGATAATGAAGATGGAAGTGGTGACGGTAAAGCTATCTTTGAACACTGTTTTTCAAAAAGTGTTGGCGCAGTCATCTTTCTCACGGCTTCGATATATCGTACTGAATTAGTACAACGCGCTCTTCAAATTTGGTCAGAAGCTGAGAATAACTGGATATCTTTAGCATACTTAGCTGGATATTGCGCTGCTAATGGCAAGATAATTGTTACTAAAGATATTTATATGGAATGTATTGTTGGTGTGAGTTATTGGCAAAAAGATCCACAATCAGCAATATTAATGCAATATAAGCACTTACCGGAAGTTATTACGAAGTTGGAGGAGAACGGATACTCTAAGCAATTTTACCGTAGGATGATGTTCCAGAGTTTCAAAGAAGCTAATTTGAAAGTTTTCTTAGGTGCTTTGAGAAGATGGCCTATGTTCACTATGAAAACAATAGTTCCCTTTTTGACTTTAGTAAGTCTGTCTGTTTTTGACGCAGTTCCTACTAAAGAATTCAAAATGGCACAAACAACAGAACCATTCACTCAAAACTGACGAAAATAAGACTTGTAATGAATCAAACGAACAAGGTAGTTATTCTATGTTTAACAGTACTATCAACAAATTATCTCAGTTGACATCTGAGTTAGGTTATAGAGCAGCACTCCTAAACCATATAAGAAAATTGCCTGCTGTGGAAGAAAGCGATCGCGTGATTGTCGATACCCTCAAACGCGATGGAGTTTATGTGACAACACTCGAAAAGTTGGGACTTGGCTCTACATCTGCTCTTCTCAAAGCATCTTACAATCAACTATCTAGAATGACAGATGCAGGCAATAGTCACCTAACAAAAAGACTGCCGCAAATTTACACCGTTACAGATTTACCAGAATTTTCTCAGTGGGGACGGGAACAAAAGCTAGTTAATATCATCGAAAACTACATCGGTCTTCCTGTTGCCTTTCAGGGCGTACATTTACGTAAAGATTTTCCTAACGAAGATCAGTTTGGTACACTGTTATGGCATAAAGACTCAGAAGACCGTCGGATGCTCAAAATGATCATTTATTTGTCCGATGTGGAAGAAAAACACGGTCCTTTTGAATACGTTCCGGTCTCTTTGACTCCTTTACACAGTCTCAATTATTACCGGATTTACTACAAGCTTTGGCAGTCGGGTTACTTAGGAATTACTGATGAACAGCTTAAGGAAGTCATCCCGCAAGACAAGTGGAAATCATGTCCAGGTCCAGCAGGTACTGTGATTTTTACAGATCCAAAAGTCGCTTTACACCACGGAACACTACGGACAGAAGAAAGACCAGCACTCTTTTTTACTTACACTGCAAACCCACCGAAGCGACCAGAACTTTGCACCCAGTACTGGGATGATACTTTTGCAAAACCAGAGCCATATCAAGAACCATCATCTGTCACAGCTCTAAGATAGTGCGGTTCTTGAGTTGAAGAATTTCTTTGTGTTCTACTCCTGTTGAAGCCCTTTTGGTGAGCAGTCATCTGTCTTCGGGTTACCCTCGGTGCATAACGATTGCTGCCTCACCCCTATACCTCTACAGGGCTTCAAAAAAAGTTGCAAAAAACACGAAGAAAAATCCGAAATGACCGAGTGCCACTGTGTAGTTAAGATTTCAAGCGAGGTTACCCATGATTTTTGTAGAAACTGAACTCAAAGACGCGTACATCATTGATTTGGAACAAAAGCAGGATCATCGTGGTTTCTTTGCCCGTACTTTCTGCGCTCAAGAATTTGAGGCACATGGTTTAAAGCCAACGGTAGCCCAATGCAATCTATCTTTCAACTACAAAAAAGGGACGCTGCGGGGAATGCATTATCAAACTCTACCAGCAGCAGAAACAAAATTAGTCCGCTGTACCCAAGGCGCTATCTATGACGTGATTATTGATATGCGTCCTGAGTCTCCAACTTACCTTCAATATATTGGTGTGGAATTAACCGCAGAAAATCATCGCGCCTTATATGTTCCAGAAATGTTCGCTCACGGCTATCAAACACTAACAGACTCTGCTGAGGTCGGGTATCAGGTAGGAGAGTTTTACACACCTGGATATGAGCGGGGGTTGCGCTACGATGATCCATTTTTTAATATTCAATGGCCATTGGAAGTAACTGATATTTCCGAGAAGGATAAGAATTGGCCTTTGATGAAAATGATGAGCGTTGGAGGAAATGTTTAGTTGTTAGTGGTGATGGGAAAAACGACTAATTAACAATCAACAACTAAGCAATTCGCAAATATTATTCTAGGAGATTAACCAATGATTATCGTAGATCGCGCCTTACAAGCTCGTGCAGAAGCAGGTAACCCCATCAAGGTTGGGATGATTGGTGCTGGATTTATGGGACGCGGAATTGCCAATCAAATTAAAAATTCCGTTCCTGGTATGGAGTTGGTTGCTATCTCCAACCGAAGTGTTGATGCAGCTAAGCGAGCATATTCGGAAGCAGGTATTGAAGATAGCAAAGTCGTTTCCACGGTTACCGAATTAGAAGAGGCGATCGC
This portion of the Brasilonema sennae CENA114 genome encodes:
- the rfbC gene encoding dTDP-4-dehydrorhamnose 3,5-epimerase, translating into MIFVETELKDAYIIDLEQKQDHRGFFARTFCAQEFEAHGLKPTVAQCNLSFNYKKGTLRGMHYQTLPAAETKLVRCTQGAIYDVIIDMRPESPTYLQYIGVELTAENHRALYVPEMFAHGYQTLTDSAEVGYQVGEFYTPGYERGLRYDDPFFNIQWPLEVTDISEKDKNWPLMKMMSVGGNV
- a CDS encoding glycosyltransferase family 2 protein, with product MKKLLTIAIPTYNRAQLLDKQLAWVAQAIAGLESECEIFVSDNCSTDNTQEVIKKWQKNLSHITFKSSRNSENIGVMRNIIHCLKSATTKYVWTIGDDDPIQDKAVAYVINQLKKNEDLSLLFLNFSGRNQITGEPVHPPTIVGNRWFDVDNEDGSGDGKAIFEHCFSKSVGAVIFLTASIYRTELVQRALQIWSEAENNWISLAYLAGYCAANGKIIVTKDIYMECIVGVSYWQKDPQSAILMQYKHLPEVITKLEENGYSKQFYRRMMFQSFKEANLKVFLGALRRWPMFTMKTIVPFLTLVSLSVFDAVPTKEFKMAQTTEPFTQN
- a CDS encoding phytanoyl-CoA dioxygenase family protein translates to MFNSTINKLSQLTSELGYRAALLNHIRKLPAVEESDRVIVDTLKRDGVYVTTLEKLGLGSTSALLKASYNQLSRMTDAGNSHLTKRLPQIYTVTDLPEFSQWGREQKLVNIIENYIGLPVAFQGVHLRKDFPNEDQFGTLLWHKDSEDRRMLKMIIYLSDVEEKHGPFEYVPVSLTPLHSLNYYRIYYKLWQSGYLGITDEQLKEVIPQDKWKSCPGPAGTVIFTDPKVALHHGTLRTEERPALFFTYTANPPKRPELCTQYWDDTFAKPEPYQEPSSVTALR